Below is a window of Branchiostoma floridae strain S238N-H82 unplaced genomic scaffold, Bfl_VNyyK Sc7u5tJ_1456, whole genome shotgun sequence DNA.
TACTCGTCATTCTCGTTGGGGAATAGTGGTTCCTACTATCGCCTCTCTGTTGGTGGGTACAGTGGGACGGCTGGGGATGGGTTCTACTTATCGTCCGACTCATCTTCCCACGGTGGCTACCTAAACGGTCAGGCTTTCAGCGCTAGGGATGTAGACCGTGATGCCAATAGCGGGTCTTGTGCTGGTGGTAGAGGTGACTACTCAGGAGGGTGGTGGTACAAGAGCTGTGCTAGGTCTGCCCTGAACGGCCCGTACCTGCGGCCCTCTGACCGCACCGGTCACAGTGGCTACGGTATCTATTGGTACCCATTTGGAGGCTCCTATCACCAATATCtgaaaaagtc
It encodes the following:
- the LOC118407763 gene encoding angiopoietin-related protein 2-like — its product is MPVGLTSPISVYCDQTTDGGGWTVIQRRFDGSIDFNRPYNSFRFGFGSSAGEQWLGLENVYRLTDQDAYEMYVELEDWNSVVKYAKYSSFSLGNSGSYYRLSVGGYSGTAGDGFYLSSDSSSHGGYLNGQAFSARDVDRDANSGSCAGGRGDYSGGWWYKSCARSALNGPYLRPSDRTGHSGYGIYWYPFGGSYHQYLKKSKMMVRPANFQP